The stretch of DNA TCACGGCGTGGGTCGAGGACAAGGTGATGAAGGTGTACGAGCCCGAGGAGACCGTCCGGGCCTACGAGTTCCTCGCGAACGCCGACCGCTGGCTGGGCCGCGTCCAGGCCACCCAGGACTACTCCTACTGGCGCTACGTCACCGACAACACCGCCGCGGGCGTCGCAGCCTCGCGGGACGGCACCTCCGGCGGCTGGACGCAGTACGGCGGGCGACCACAGATGTGGCCCGCCTCGGACGCGACGATCGACGAGATCTGCCGGAAGATCGCGGTCTCGGGCGGGCTGAGCATCGAGACCGCCCGGCGGGAGGTGCTCCCGTTCCTCTCGGCGATGATCCACCACTGCAAGCCCCGCGAGCTCGCGGTCGCCGTGACGGCGTACTTCGAGTTCGACGAGGAGGACCTCGCGGCGGTCTCGGGTAGTGGCGAGTCCACCAACAAGGTACAGGGGATCGTCGCGGACGCCGAAGAACTCCGCGAGGAACAGATGGAGGAGCACGCCGGCGGCGCGTTCGCGGGCGAGCTCCCGGACCGTGAGGACGAGGCCGAGGAGGCAGCATCCGGCGACGCCGAGTCGACCCCGGAGGACGACGCGGCGGAACCGGAGCCGGACGACTCCGAGGAGGAAGAGGCGGACGACTCGCAGGCGGGGCTCTCGGACTTCGTCTAGTCGGCGTTCTCAGTCGACGGTCGTCGCCCGCGCAGTCACTCGCTGCTGTCTAACGGTGACGACTATCGTGTCGGCGCCGGTCGGGCCGGGCAGCGCGGCGTGGAGCACGATCCGCGTGCGGTCGCCGTCGCCCCCGTTCCCGGAGTCGACGACGGCTTCGAACGCCCAGCGTCCCGCTCGCGGGAAGAAGTCGGAGACCATCCGCTCGCCGTCCGCCCGGAGCCGGTACTCGCCGGTCGCCTCGGGCTCCTCGAAATCGACGTCCCGGGGCGTCTCCGGGGTCGCCGTCGGCGACTCCGTGATTCCGATACCGCCGCCGCTACCCCCGTCGCGCTCGGGGAGCTGCGCTGCACGGACCGTGACGGTGACGGGCTCGCTCCGGCGGTTCCGGACGTGGAGGCCGCCGGGGACCGTGTTCTCCCGGAGCGACCGGCCACAGCCGGCGAGCGCGACGGGGACGGCGGCGAGGACGGCGCGGCGTGACCGCTGCATGGGCAGTAGCTGTCGGGGTGAGGGGAAGAGGGTTTGGACTGCCGACCTCGGCGAGAGCACGGAGCCGACGACGGTCGGCGATACGCTCCTGATGGCGGGGTCGTGCCTGCCGACCTCGGCGAGAGCACGGAGCCGACGGCGGTCGACGATACGTTCCTGATGGCGGGGTCGTGGGTGCCGAAAACGGGGAGAGGCGACGTCGCTGTCTCAGGCCAGCGAGTGGCGCTCCTCGCCGGAGCCCTCGCGGGCCGCGTAGGCCACGACGGCTGTCGCGACGAACGCGACGAGGTAGAGCAGCCCGTTCACGAGGCGAGCCTCGTCGGTGTACACCACCAGATCGCGGCCGAGCAGCGTCACGAGGAACATCGCGGCGCCGGCGACGAACACGCCCGGCCGGTAGCGCGCGAGCGACGTGTCGGGCAGCCAGACGGCGGCGGCGACCAACGCGGCGAAGGCCGCCAGCGCGGTCAGCGCGAACGCACCCTGTGCGGGCGGCCCGTAGTCGATCAGCGGGCTGACTCGGCTGACCAGGAAGTTCGCGGGGATCACCAGCAGCGCCGCGCCGACGGCGAGTCGGCCCCGCTCGAACAGCGAGCGTTCGTAGTGGCCGCGGTAGGCGGTGAGCGTCGACAGCGTCAGCGCGGTGAAGATGCTCAGCGCGAACAGCAGGTGGGCGGCGTGGGTCGGCACC from Halolamina sediminis encodes:
- a CDS encoding COX15/CtaA family protein, with product MKRPSYRRFALFTTALTGVLVALGVYTAATGSGLACSQQWPLCDGGVLPQTIPSFIEWFHRLVAMITGFVIVGVVAAAWRGDQNRRTALYATAALVLLPFQISVGAITVTLNGAIPWGYSVPTHAAHLLFALSIFTALTLSTLTAYRGHYERSLFERGRLAVGAALLVIPANFLVSRVSPLIDYGPPAQGAFALTALAAFAALVAAAVWLPDTSLARYRPGVFVAGAAMFLVTLLGRDLVVYTDEARLVNGLLYLVAFVATAVVAYAAREGSGEERHSLA